In the Siphonobacter curvatus genome, one interval contains:
- a CDS encoding valine--tRNA ligase, which yields MSTISKTYSPTEVEDKWYAYWLQHKLFASQPNPEKEPYTIVIPPPNVTGILHMGHMLNNTIQDILVRKARMEGKEAVWVPGTDHASIATEAKVVGMLKERGIAKTDLSREEFLSYAFEWKDKYGGIILEQLKKLGASCDWDRTRFTMDEKYYESVIDVFVRLYNKGLIYRGVRMVNWDPQGKTALSDEEVIFKEVQSKLVYIQYPVVGEEGASVTIATVRPETIMADAAICVHPEDERYTHLHGKKVRIPLIDREIPVILDEYVTMDFGTGALKVTPAHDLNDYELGQKHRLPVIDILSDDGTLNEKAQLFVGMDRFAARKAIIKELEEKGYLEKIEEYKSNVGTSERTGAVIEPKLSMQWWLKMDDMAKPALDSVMNDDVALIPAKFKNTYRVWMENIHDWCISRQLWWGQQIPAFYLQDGTIIVAKNKREALRKAQHEMQLFALTEQDLEQDPDVLDTWFSSWLWPFGVFDALSNPDNEDIKFYYPTSDLVTGPDILFFWVARMIMAGFEFMGERPFKNVYLTGIVRDAKGRKMSKQLGNSPDPLDLIAKFGADGVRTGLLFSAPAGNDLLFDEKLCEQGRNFCNKVWNAFRLIKGWEISTESAPASNQLAFTWFESKLNATLAEILDHFSKFRISDALHAAYKLIWDEFCSNYLEIIKPEFGKPIDAETYETTVVFFERLMALMHPFMPFITEEIWQNLRERSQGESLCRAAYPTVGTIDAALVADFDVLFEVVTKVRETRNSKGLSPKETLPLVVRTDNTERYQNVDPIIQKLANTTPIEFVTEDVAGVSPFLIKADKIFIALGEKIDVEAERDRLQKEIEYNEGFMKSVDAKLSNERFVQNAKPEVVEKERQKKADAESKLVALREALVNLA from the coding sequence ATGAGCACGATTTCCAAAACGTATTCGCCCACCGAGGTTGAAGATAAGTGGTACGCCTACTGGCTCCAGCACAAGCTTTTCGCGTCCCAGCCTAATCCTGAAAAAGAGCCGTACACCATTGTGATTCCTCCCCCAAACGTCACGGGAATCCTGCACATGGGCCACATGCTCAACAATACAATTCAGGATATTCTGGTCCGCAAGGCCCGTATGGAAGGTAAAGAGGCGGTATGGGTGCCGGGTACGGATCACGCCTCTATTGCCACGGAAGCCAAAGTCGTAGGCATGCTCAAGGAGCGGGGAATCGCCAAGACCGATCTGAGTCGCGAAGAGTTTCTTTCGTATGCTTTCGAGTGGAAAGACAAATACGGCGGAATCATTCTCGAACAACTCAAGAAACTCGGAGCTTCCTGCGACTGGGACCGTACGCGGTTCACCATGGACGAGAAGTACTACGAGTCGGTAATTGATGTATTCGTTCGTCTGTATAACAAAGGCCTCATCTACCGGGGCGTACGGATGGTCAACTGGGATCCCCAGGGAAAAACGGCACTATCGGACGAAGAGGTAATCTTTAAGGAAGTACAGTCCAAGCTGGTCTACATTCAGTATCCGGTAGTCGGTGAAGAGGGAGCCTCGGTAACCATTGCTACCGTTCGCCCGGAAACCATCATGGCCGATGCGGCCATCTGCGTTCACCCGGAAGACGAACGGTACACGCACCTGCACGGCAAGAAAGTACGGATTCCGTTAATTGACCGGGAAATTCCCGTGATTCTGGATGAATACGTAACAATGGATTTCGGTACGGGAGCTTTGAAAGTAACGCCGGCTCACGATTTAAATGACTACGAACTGGGCCAGAAACACCGGCTGCCCGTGATCGATATTTTGAGTGATGACGGTACGCTCAACGAAAAAGCCCAGCTTTTCGTGGGCATGGATCGTTTTGCGGCCCGCAAAGCCATCATCAAGGAACTCGAAGAAAAGGGTTACCTGGAAAAAATTGAGGAGTATAAGTCGAACGTCGGTACGTCCGAGCGTACGGGAGCCGTTATTGAACCCAAGCTGTCCATGCAATGGTGGCTGAAGATGGATGATATGGCTAAGCCCGCGCTGGATTCAGTGATGAACGACGACGTAGCTTTGATTCCCGCTAAATTCAAGAATACGTACCGCGTGTGGATGGAAAACATCCACGACTGGTGTATTTCCCGGCAACTCTGGTGGGGTCAGCAGATTCCGGCCTTCTATTTGCAGGACGGTACCATCATCGTTGCTAAAAACAAACGGGAAGCCCTGCGAAAAGCTCAGCACGAAATGCAGCTATTCGCCTTGACCGAGCAGGATTTGGAGCAGGACCCGGACGTACTCGATACCTGGTTCTCATCCTGGCTATGGCCGTTTGGCGTATTTGATGCCCTTTCGAATCCGGATAACGAAGACATTAAGTTTTATTACCCCACCAGCGATCTGGTGACGGGTCCGGATATTCTGTTCTTCTGGGTTGCCCGGATGATTATGGCGGGCTTTGAATTTATGGGCGAGCGTCCGTTCAAGAATGTATACCTGACGGGTATCGTTCGGGATGCGAAGGGCCGGAAAATGTCCAAGCAACTCGGGAATTCTCCTGACCCACTGGACCTGATTGCCAAATTTGGTGCTGATGGCGTTCGGACGGGACTTTTGTTCTCCGCTCCCGCTGGTAACGATTTGCTGTTCGATGAAAAACTCTGCGAACAGGGACGGAATTTCTGTAACAAAGTATGGAATGCCTTCCGTCTGATCAAGGGCTGGGAGATTTCCACGGAATCCGCTCCGGCTTCGAATCAGCTGGCCTTTACCTGGTTTGAATCCAAACTCAACGCCACGCTGGCCGAGATTCTGGATCACTTCAGCAAATTCCGGATTTCGGATGCCCTGCACGCGGCGTATAAGCTGATCTGGGATGAATTTTGCTCAAATTATCTGGAAATCATTAAGCCCGAATTCGGCAAACCTATCGACGCTGAAACGTACGAAACAACGGTTGTTTTCTTCGAACGCCTGATGGCTTTGATGCACCCGTTCATGCCGTTCATTACGGAAGAAATCTGGCAAAACCTCCGCGAACGTTCCCAGGGCGAAAGCCTGTGCCGGGCGGCATACCCCACCGTGGGCACCATCGATGCTGCACTGGTAGCGGACTTCGATGTTCTGTTTGAAGTAGTAACGAAAGTTCGGGAAACCCGTAACTCGAAGGGTCTTTCCCCGAAAGAAACCCTGCCGCTAGTGGTTCGTACGGATAATACCGAACGCTATCAGAACGTGGACCCCATCATTCAGAAACTGGCCAATACCACACCAATTGAGTTTGTAACGGAAGATGTAGCGGGTGTTTCGCCCTTCCTGATTAAAGCCGATAAAATCTTTATCGCTTTGGGTGAAAAGATCGACGTGGAAGCCGAACGCGACCGTTTACAGAAAGAAATCGAGTATAACGAAGGATTTATGAAATCCGTAGACGCGAAACTTTCCAACGAACGCTTCGTACAGAATGCGAAACCCGAAGTCGTAGAGAAAGAACGTCAGAAGAAAGCCGACGCCGAATCAAAGCTGGTAGCCTTGCGTGAAGCATTGGTGAATTTGGCTTAG
- a CDS encoding lysophospholipid acyltransferase family protein, with protein MRRFFVNVYSIWAAFWFVFTFLLIFPFQYIFLQKEAWKPLAHRCNRVWAHLFFPLVGMPILVRYESGKPDPKQAYVFASNHFSYLDVASMMLIVDNYFAFLGKSVLKKAPLFGYMFSKLHIQVDRNDPQSRSKSLQRSYRALESGRSMVIYPEGGIRATNPPQMHPAFKDGAFRMAIRQQVPLVPISLLNNYLLLPDKKNMRLNPGAVRAVIHTPIPTKGLTEADVENLRHQVFETIQRTLDEYTANPKAHASEYKRLTVI; from the coding sequence ATGCGGCGTTTTTTCGTGAATGTGTATTCCATCTGGGCGGCCTTTTGGTTTGTGTTTACGTTTCTGCTGATTTTCCCGTTTCAGTATATTTTCCTGCAAAAAGAAGCCTGGAAACCCCTGGCTCACCGCTGTAACCGGGTGTGGGCTCACCTGTTTTTCCCCCTGGTAGGTATGCCGATTCTGGTCCGATACGAAAGTGGTAAACCCGATCCTAAGCAGGCGTACGTTTTTGCGTCCAATCACTTTTCGTATCTGGACGTGGCTTCGATGATGCTGATTGTGGATAACTATTTTGCCTTTCTGGGAAAAAGCGTTTTGAAGAAAGCTCCGTTGTTTGGGTACATGTTTTCGAAACTGCACATTCAGGTAGATCGGAATGATCCCCAGAGTCGTTCGAAATCCTTGCAACGCTCGTACCGGGCTTTGGAATCAGGAAGAAGTATGGTAATCTATCCGGAAGGAGGCATTCGGGCAACGAACCCACCGCAGATGCACCCGGCCTTTAAGGATGGAGCGTTTCGGATGGCCATTCGCCAGCAAGTACCGCTGGTGCCCATTTCATTACTGAATAATTACCTGTTATTGCCCGATAAGAAGAATATGCGGCTGAATCCTGGAGCCGTCCGGGCAGTAATTCATACGCCCATTCCAACGAAGGGTCTGACCGAAGCAGATGTGGAAAACTTACGGCATCAGGTCTTCGAAACGATTCAACGTACGTTGGATGAGTACACGGCGAATCCGAAGGCTCATGCCAGTGAATACAAACGGCTGACGGTGATTTAA
- the gatC gene encoding Asp-tRNA(Asn)/Glu-tRNA(Gln) amidotransferase subunit GatC has protein sequence MQVEKQTLHKMAQLARLTIRPEEEAELTHTLSSVLTWMEQLNELDTTQVEPLTHMSLEVNALRPDKARQTLTHEQGLVNAPKRDENYFRVPKVLE, from the coding sequence ATGCAAGTTGAAAAACAGACCCTACACAAAATGGCCCAGTTGGCCCGTTTGACTATTCGTCCCGAAGAAGAAGCAGAGCTGACCCATACGCTCAGCAGCGTACTGACTTGGATGGAACAGCTCAACGAACTCGATACTACGCAGGTAGAACCCCTGACCCACATGAGTCTGGAAGTAAATGCCTTACGGCCCGATAAAGCCCGGCAAACCCTTACGCACGAGCAGGGACTCGTGAACGCTCCCAAGCGGGATGAGAACTATTTCCGCGTGCCGAAAGTACTGGAATAA
- a CDS encoding amidohydrolase, with amino-acid sequence MPEPLRVTLVQTDLYWENPTANLAMLEEKLSEHSEPTDVIILPEMFTTGFTMNPAAVAEPMNLTTTRWMRQIAAQYEAVVLGSFVVQESGKYYNRLVWMQPDGTCETYDKRHLFRMGNEHEVYTAGTRRLIHTWKGWKICPLICYDLRFPVWSRNVDNQYDLLIYVANWPAARENAWKSLLTARAIENQCYTVGVNRVGNDGKGVPHAGASGLIDFKGNWISYPHSDPLIHTYTLNHEELSTFRDKFPAYLDGDRFEIVM; translated from the coding sequence ATGCCCGAGCCTCTACGCGTAACGCTGGTACAGACCGACTTGTACTGGGAAAATCCAACGGCGAATCTGGCGATGCTGGAAGAAAAGCTGAGTGAACACTCGGAACCAACGGATGTCATCATTCTGCCCGAAATGTTCACGACGGGTTTCACGATGAATCCGGCCGCGGTGGCGGAACCCATGAATCTGACCACTACCCGCTGGATGCGGCAAATCGCTGCTCAGTACGAAGCAGTGGTGCTGGGAAGTTTTGTAGTACAGGAAAGCGGAAAGTATTACAACCGGCTCGTGTGGATGCAGCCCGACGGGACCTGCGAAACCTACGACAAGCGGCATCTCTTTCGGATGGGGAACGAACATGAGGTATATACAGCGGGTACCCGGCGACTTATCCACACTTGGAAAGGCTGGAAGATTTGTCCCCTCATCTGTTACGATCTGCGATTCCCGGTTTGGAGCCGGAATGTGGATAACCAGTACGATCTGTTGATTTACGTAGCCAACTGGCCCGCCGCCCGGGAAAATGCCTGGAAGAGCCTGTTAACGGCCCGAGCCATTGAAAATCAATGCTATACCGTAGGCGTTAACCGCGTAGGCAACGATGGTAAAGGCGTACCGCATGCTGGAGCTTCGGGTTTAATTGACTTCAAAGGCAACTGGATAAGTTATCCACATAGCGATCCACTTATCCACACCTATACCCTGAATCACGAAGAGTTATCCACATTTCGGGATAAGTTTCCAGCGTATCTGGATGGGGACCGATTTGAAATTGTAATGTAG
- a CDS encoding glycosyltransferase family 2 protein, translating to MSPLVSVIIPCYNSGTYLPEALSSVEAYRGSYAYEIIIINDGSTDAYTLEYLRELETRGYPILHQENKGAAAARNTGVRAARGKYLLLLDSDNRIRPAYLEKGIPVLESRPDVGVVYGNAHFFGDTTRKGFKAAVFDGSQLFISNALDMCTLVRKTVWEQVGGLDEQIPGCEDWEFWIRVTQTDWQFFHISETLFDYRIRQGSLSDFTNLETDDRIYAYLYAKHARTIREQYQINLKKARLYDKAIEQPFRYFFKFIFNKYFKKTKDKV from the coding sequence ATGTCCCCGCTTGTATCCGTTATCATTCCCTGTTATAATTCCGGAACGTATCTACCCGAAGCCCTATCCAGCGTAGAAGCGTATCGGGGTTCGTACGCGTACGAAATCATTATTATCAACGACGGCTCAACCGACGCGTATACGCTTGAGTACTTACGGGAACTAGAAACGCGGGGATATCCGATTCTTCATCAGGAAAACAAGGGAGCCGCGGCCGCCCGCAATACGGGTGTTCGGGCCGCTCGGGGGAAATATCTGCTATTGCTGGATAGCGACAACCGAATTCGTCCGGCGTACCTTGAGAAAGGAATTCCCGTACTGGAATCGCGGCCTGACGTGGGCGTGGTTTACGGTAATGCTCATTTTTTTGGAGATACCACGCGGAAAGGTTTCAAAGCTGCCGTATTCGACGGTTCGCAGCTGTTTATTTCCAATGCGCTGGATATGTGTACGCTCGTTCGGAAAACCGTCTGGGAACAGGTCGGAGGACTGGACGAACAAATACCGGGTTGTGAGGACTGGGAATTCTGGATTCGCGTGACGCAAACCGACTGGCAATTTTTCCACATTTCGGAAACGCTATTCGATTATCGGATTCGCCAGGGTTCGTTATCGGATTTTACGAACCTGGAAACGGACGACCGGATTTACGCGTACCTCTACGCCAAACACGCCCGTACCATTCGCGAGCAGTACCAGATTAATCTGAAGAAAGCCCGCTTGTACGACAAAGCCATTGAGCAGCCGTTTCGCTACTTTTTTAAATTCATTTTCAACAAGTATTTCAAGAAAACGAAAGACAAAGTATAG
- a CDS encoding glycosyltransferase family 2 protein, whose translation MKLSIITIHYNQGEGLRKTLESVWSQSVQDFEFLVIDGGSTDGSVEFLREQEAKLTYWCSEPDGGIYPAMNKGIAKASGTYLMFLNAGDCLSDASVIKTCLEQIEAHPTVDVFYGDMYGFQGDVTQKWLHTHPATLDLLFLETQNLNHQSSLFRADLFRELGPYPASYPLAGDHWLFLRSFLADKIFHHISYPLVVFDYGGVGSRNREQYVREMAALWEELVPAYVRRLMPEYRSLKHQTSRGFIRTAIRLYQTFYRQKK comes from the coding sequence ATGAAACTCAGTATCATCACCATTCATTATAATCAGGGCGAGGGTTTACGGAAAACGCTGGAAAGTGTCTGGAGTCAGTCCGTACAGGATTTTGAATTCCTGGTGATTGATGGCGGATCGACGGACGGTAGCGTAGAGTTTCTGCGGGAACAGGAGGCAAAGCTTACCTACTGGTGCAGCGAGCCGGATGGTGGTATTTACCCCGCCATGAATAAAGGCATTGCCAAGGCTAGTGGGACGTACCTGATGTTTCTTAACGCGGGCGATTGCCTGAGTGACGCCTCCGTCATTAAAACCTGCCTTGAACAAATCGAAGCACACCCGACCGTAGACGTTTTCTACGGCGATATGTACGGCTTTCAGGGCGATGTTACCCAAAAATGGCTGCACACGCACCCGGCTACGCTGGATTTACTTTTTCTGGAAACGCAGAATCTGAATCACCAGTCGTCGCTTTTTCGGGCGGACCTTTTTCGGGAATTGGGTCCGTATCCAGCTTCGTATCCACTGGCGGGGGATCACTGGCTTTTCCTCCGTAGCTTTCTGGCGGATAAAATATTTCACCATATTAGTTATCCACTGGTTGTCTTTGACTACGGCGGCGTGGGTTCCCGCAACCGGGAGCAGTACGTACGGGAAATGGCGGCACTCTGGGAGGAACTTGTCCCCGCGTACGTCCGCAGGCTCATGCCCGAGTACCGATCTTTAAAACATCAAACGTCCCGCGGATTCATTCGTACGGCCATTCGGCTATACCAGACGTTTTATCGACAGAAAAAATAA
- a CDS encoding gliding motility-associated C-terminal domain-containing protein codes for MNKWYLGLVLFWGVLSPAWANHIVGGNFEMVAVSNTPGRFHLYMNLFFDEIGGRTSPKERDIVISIFRKRDNNREVNIRMDLESDQPLRYTNPSCAEARNLKTSILRYHYELNLDPKQYSDPQGYYVAFERCCRNTATVNLVSPGRSGMVFYLEFPALQRNGQAFQNSSPVFGTPNGEYLCVNKPFTLNFGASDADGDQLRYSLETPYMGFTTDARPNPSIPAPSPYPLVSWGNSYGVNNQIPGNPALQINPNTGTLSVTPSQLGLFVFSVQVEEYRNGEKIGMVRRDFQLLVVDCPDNTLPDPIVFQTDSTKQLLQGEVCESGSFDLKTRQLPNASYQWQKDGRNIEGATSWQYQAQSPGTYRVVISSTTVCSASKESESVTLTLKPGPAASITADVPLPACATQQIILSTLTGNYSYRWQRDGVSLPENTSSITVTRGGLYAVRVQSLDDACYYTPSQQIDIYDTPQARFQNLPPANRFCRDANVTLMAYDSTGYQFQWYRNGQLIAGATQNRYVVQASGTYSFQVKIGNCTAFSPDYTAELYPETPATFEPIPSICQSNVTKLTLRGTPAGGVFAGQGVISGTDQFDPSLAGVGSFPLTYTYTNEQGCKTVVEQTATVSPAPRLNAGPDLGFVRGESVVIQTQSDDNLSFEWTPATGLSSTTIQSPTAAPDQTTRYTVRATSAAGCQVEDDVLVTVWEALTIPNAITPNGDGTNDTWELPGIEFYPNADVRIFNRWGTEIFVSKGYGTTFDGTYKGTRLPPATYYYVIQPNNGRPTLKGTLTLVY; via the coding sequence ATGAATAAATGGTACCTTGGATTAGTCCTCTTTTGGGGCGTGCTTTCGCCTGCCTGGGCCAATCACATTGTTGGCGGAAATTTTGAAATGGTGGCGGTATCCAATACGCCCGGCCGGTTTCATTTATACATGAATTTATTCTTCGATGAAATTGGCGGCAGAACCTCCCCCAAGGAACGCGACATTGTGATTTCGATTTTCCGAAAACGGGACAATAACCGTGAGGTAAATATTCGGATGGATCTGGAGAGCGATCAGCCCCTTCGCTATACCAATCCGAGCTGTGCAGAAGCCCGAAATTTAAAGACCTCCATCCTCCGTTATCATTATGAGCTGAATCTGGACCCCAAGCAATACAGCGATCCTCAGGGGTATTACGTCGCTTTCGAACGGTGTTGCCGGAATACCGCCACGGTGAATCTGGTATCACCCGGCCGGTCGGGGATGGTTTTTTATCTGGAATTTCCGGCTCTGCAACGCAACGGACAGGCTTTCCAGAACTCGTCGCCCGTCTTTGGTACGCCCAACGGCGAGTATTTGTGCGTGAATAAGCCTTTTACCCTCAACTTTGGAGCCAGCGATGCCGACGGTGATCAATTACGGTATTCGCTGGAAACGCCTTACATGGGTTTTACGACGGACGCCCGTCCCAATCCTTCCATACCGGCTCCCAGCCCCTACCCCTTGGTGAGCTGGGGGAATTCGTACGGAGTCAACAACCAGATCCCGGGAAATCCTGCTTTACAAATCAATCCGAATACGGGCACGCTCAGCGTAACGCCCTCGCAATTGGGTCTTTTTGTCTTTTCCGTACAAGTAGAAGAATACCGGAATGGGGAGAAAATTGGAATGGTTCGTCGGGATTTTCAGCTACTCGTCGTCGATTGTCCGGACAATACCTTACCCGATCCGATCGTGTTTCAAACGGACTCTACGAAACAACTCCTCCAAGGCGAAGTTTGCGAAAGCGGCTCTTTTGATTTGAAAACCCGACAACTACCCAATGCGTCCTACCAATGGCAGAAAGACGGACGTAATATTGAAGGAGCTACCTCCTGGCAGTATCAGGCTCAATCGCCGGGCACCTATCGCGTGGTTATCAGTTCGACTACTGTTTGCTCGGCCTCGAAAGAATCCGAATCCGTTACGCTGACGCTCAAGCCCGGTCCTGCGGCCAGCATTACGGCCGACGTACCCCTACCTGCTTGTGCTACGCAACAAATCATACTCTCGACGCTGACGGGCAATTACAGCTACCGTTGGCAGCGAGATGGCGTATCGCTACCCGAAAACACGTCCTCGATTACGGTCACCCGGGGCGGATTGTATGCGGTACGGGTACAAAGTCTGGACGATGCTTGTTACTACACCCCTTCCCAGCAAATTGACATTTACGACACGCCGCAGGCCCGCTTTCAAAATCTGCCTCCGGCGAATCGTTTTTGCCGGGATGCCAACGTAACACTGATGGCCTACGATTCCACGGGTTACCAGTTTCAGTGGTACCGCAACGGCCAGCTCATTGCCGGAGCTACGCAAAATCGCTACGTTGTTCAGGCGTCGGGGACGTATTCTTTTCAAGTCAAAATTGGAAACTGTACGGCTTTTTCACCGGACTATACGGCGGAGCTTTACCCGGAAACACCTGCCACGTTTGAACCCATCCCTTCCATTTGCCAGAGCAACGTGACCAAACTTACGCTTCGCGGTACGCCCGCGGGAGGCGTCTTCGCGGGTCAAGGCGTGATTTCGGGTACGGATCAGTTCGACCCTTCGCTGGCGGGCGTGGGGAGTTTTCCATTGACATACACGTATACCAATGAACAGGGTTGTAAAACAGTAGTGGAACAAACGGCAACCGTTTCGCCCGCTCCGCGACTTAATGCGGGGCCGGACCTGGGTTTTGTCCGCGGGGAATCGGTCGTCATCCAGACGCAAAGCGACGACAACCTGTCCTTTGAATGGACCCCCGCTACCGGCCTTAGCTCGACGACCATTCAAAGTCCTACGGCCGCTCCGGATCAGACCACCCGTTATACCGTTCGGGCCACCTCCGCGGCGGGTTGCCAGGTGGAGGACGACGTACTGGTGACGGTGTGGGAAGCCCTTACCATTCCCAATGCCATCACCCCCAATGGAGATGGTACCAATGATACCTGGGAACTACCGGGCATTGAGTTCTATCCCAACGCCGATGTGCGGATTTTTAACCGCTGGGGTACGGAAATCTTCGTTTCCAAAGGTTACGGTACTACTTTTGATGGCACCTACAAGGGTACCCGATTACCGCCGGCTACGTACTATTACGTCATCCAGCCTAACAATGGTCGACCGACCCTGAAAGGGACCTTGACGCTGGTCTACTAA